One segment of Rattus norvegicus strain BN/NHsdMcwi chromosome 16, GRCr8, whole genome shotgun sequence DNA contains the following:
- the Tmem161a gene encoding transmembrane protein 161A isoform X7, whose amino-acid sequence MAVCSGTYTRQRRNCGRWQGNRDPGAGRNDVSSPCPYVLRWANSLHDEKPLSVPRDAHFQLETCPLTAVDALGLASMTQHLEPVLKKQDWDWTLPVIKLSIRLGLAVLGSLLGAFLIFPGLRLAQTHQDALTLSADRPLLQLLLHTSFLSPLCTLWLWTKPVARDFLYQAPMRNMTFSVPSEEVFDSLRLWVLVVLCLLRLVVTRPHLQAYLCLAKARVEQLRKEAGRIEAREVQQRVVRVYCYVTVVSLQYLTPLILTLHCTLLLKTLGGYSWALSPTPHPLAPSQPSETLISVDPADEAQQTAAQVAGILGGLLTPLFLRGVLAYIIWWTAACQLLSSLFGLYFHQHLTAS is encoded by the exons ATGGCAG TCTGTTCCGGTACATACACCCGTCAGAGGAGGAACTGCGGGCGCTGGCAGGGAAACCGAGACCCCGGGGCAGGAAGGAACG ACGTCAGCTCTCCCTGTCCCTATGTGCTCAGGTGGGCAAACAGTCTTCATGATGAGAAGCCACTGTCGGTGCCTCGAGATGCCCATTTCCAGCTGGAGACCTGCCCCCTCACTGCTGTGGATGCCCTAG GCCTGGCCAGCATGACCCAGCACCTGGAGCCTGTTCTGAAGAAGCAGGATTGGGACTGGAC ACTCCCTGTGATCAAGTTGTCCATCCGCCTTGGGCTGGCAGTGCTAGGCTCCTTGCTGGGCGCCTTCCTCATTTTTCCTGGCCTGAGGCTGGCACAGACCCACCAAGATGCGCTAACCCTGTCTGCGGACCGACCGCTGCTACA GCTGCTCCTGCACACCAGCTTCCTGTCGCCCCTGTGCACCTTGTGGCTCTGGACAAAGCCTGTCGCCCGGGACTTCCTGTACCAGGCACCCATGAGGAACATGACCTTCTCTGT ACCGTCGGAAGAGGTTTTCGACTCCCTGCGCCTCTGGGTGCTGGTGGTGCTGTGCCTGTTACGGCTGGTAGTGACCCGGCCACACCTGCAGGCCTACCTGTGCCTCGCTAAGGCTCGCGTGGAGCAGCTGCGAAAGGAGGCTGGCCGCATTGAGGCCCGAGAAGTACAGCAGCGG GTGGTCCGGGTGTACTGCTACGTGACAGTGGTGAGCCTGCAGTACCTGACTCCACTCATCCTTACTTTGCATTGCACACTGCTGCTCAAGACCCTGG GTGGCTACTCTTGGGCCCTGAGCCCTACTCCTCACCCACTGGCCCCATCCCAGCCCTCAGAGACTTTGATCTCTGTAGACCCTGCAGACGAGGCCCAGCAGACTGCAGCCCAGGTCGCAGGGATCCTGGGTGGCCTACTCACACCCCTTTTCCTCCGAGGTGTGCTGGCCTACATCATCTGGTGGACTGCTGCCTGCCAGCTGCTCTCCAGCCTCTTCGGCCTCTACTTCCACCAGCACCTGACGGCCTCTTAG
- the Tmem161a gene encoding transmembrane protein 161A isoform X2, translating to MAVCSGTYTRQRRNCGRWQGNRDPGAGRNDVSSPCPYVLRWANSLHDEKPLSVPRDAHFQLETCPLTAVDALVLRFFLEYQWFVDFAVYSVGVYLFTEAYYFVLGPVQETNIAVFWCLLTLAFSLKVFLMVTRLYFSSKEGGERSVCLSFAFLFLLLAMLVQVVREETLELGLEPGLASMTQHLEPVLKKQDWDWTLPVIKLSIRLGLAVLGSLLGAFLIFPGLRLAQTHQDALTLSADRPLLQLLLHTSFLSPLCTLWLWTKPVARDFLYQAPMRNMTFSVPSEEVFDSLRLWVLVVLCLLRLVVTRPHLQAYLCLAKARVEQLRKEAGRIEAREVQQRVVRVYCYVTVVSLQYLTPLILTLHCTLLLKTLGGYSWALSPTPHPLAPSQPSETLISVDPADEAQQTAAQVAGILGGLLTPLFLRGVLAYIIWWTAACQLLSSLFGLYFHQHLTAS from the exons ATGGCAG TCTGTTCCGGTACATACACCCGTCAGAGGAGGAACTGCGGGCGCTGGCAGGGAAACCGAGACCCCGGGGCAGGAAGGAACG ACGTCAGCTCTCCCTGTCCCTATGTGCTCAGGTGGGCAAACAGTCTTCATGATGAGAAGCCACTGTCGGTGCCTCGAGATGCCCATTTCCAGCTGGAGACCTGCCCCCTCACTGCTGTGGATGCCCTAG TCCTGCGCTTCTTTCTGGAATACCAGTGGTTCGTCGACTTCGCTGTGTACTCGGTTGGTGTTTACCTCTTCACAGAGGCCTACTATTTTGTGTTGGGCCCAGTCCAGGAGACCAACATCGCTGTGTTCTGGTGTCTGCTCACTCTGGCCTTCTCTCT CAAGGTGTTCCTCATGGTGACCCGACTGTACTTCAGCAGCAAGGAGGGCGGTGAGCGCTCAGTGTGTCTCTCCTttgctttcctcttcctcctcttggcCATGCTGGTGCAGGTGGTTCGAGAGGAGACCCTGGAGCTGGGCTTAGAGCCAG GCCTGGCCAGCATGACCCAGCACCTGGAGCCTGTTCTGAAGAAGCAGGATTGGGACTGGAC ACTCCCTGTGATCAAGTTGTCCATCCGCCTTGGGCTGGCAGTGCTAGGCTCCTTGCTGGGCGCCTTCCTCATTTTTCCTGGCCTGAGGCTGGCACAGACCCACCAAGATGCGCTAACCCTGTCTGCGGACCGACCGCTGCTACA GCTGCTCCTGCACACCAGCTTCCTGTCGCCCCTGTGCACCTTGTGGCTCTGGACAAAGCCTGTCGCCCGGGACTTCCTGTACCAGGCACCCATGAGGAACATGACCTTCTCTGT ACCGTCGGAAGAGGTTTTCGACTCCCTGCGCCTCTGGGTGCTGGTGGTGCTGTGCCTGTTACGGCTGGTAGTGACCCGGCCACACCTGCAGGCCTACCTGTGCCTCGCTAAGGCTCGCGTGGAGCAGCTGCGAAAGGAGGCTGGCCGCATTGAGGCCCGAGAAGTACAGCAGCGG GTGGTCCGGGTGTACTGCTACGTGACAGTGGTGAGCCTGCAGTACCTGACTCCACTCATCCTTACTTTGCATTGCACACTGCTGCTCAAGACCCTGG GTGGCTACTCTTGGGCCCTGAGCCCTACTCCTCACCCACTGGCCCCATCCCAGCCCTCAGAGACTTTGATCTCTGTAGACCCTGCAGACGAGGCCCAGCAGACTGCAGCCCAGGTCGCAGGGATCCTGGGTGGCCTACTCACACCCCTTTTCCTCCGAGGTGTGCTGGCCTACATCATCTGGTGGACTGCTGCCTGCCAGCTGCTCTCCAGCCTCTTCGGCCTCTACTTCCACCAGCACCTGACGGCCTCTTAG
- the Tmem161a gene encoding transmembrane protein 161A precursor, which translates to MAVLGVQLVVTLFTATLMHRLAPHCSFARWLLCNGSLFRYIHPSEEELRALAGKPRPRGRKERWANSLHDEKPLSVPRDAHFQLETCPLTAVDALVLRFFLEYQWFVDFAVYSVGVYLFTEAYYFVLGPVQETNIAVFWCLLTLAFSLKVFLMVTRLYFSSKEGGERSVCLSFAFLFLLLAMLVQVVREETLELGLEPGLASMTQHLEPVLKKQDWDWTLPVIKLSIRLGLAVLGSLLGAFLIFPGLRLAQTHQDALTLSADRPLLQLLLHTSFLSPLCTLWLWTKPVARDFLYQAPMRNMTFSVPSEEVFDSLRLWVLVVLCLLRLVVTRPHLQAYLCLAKARVEQLRKEAGRIEAREVQQRVVRVYCYVTVVSLQYLTPLILTLHCTLLLKTLGGYSWALSPTPHPLAPSQPSETLISVDPADEAQQTAAQVAGILGGLLTPLFLRGVLAYIIWWTAACQLLSSLFGLYFHQHLTAS; encoded by the exons ATG GCGGTCCTTGGAGTGCAGCTGGTGGTGACTCTGTTCACCGCCACCCTCATGCACAGGCTGGCCCCACACTGCTCCTTCGCTCGCTGGCTGCTCTGCAATGGCAG TCTGTTCCGGTACATACACCCGTCAGAGGAGGAACTGCGGGCGCTGGCAGGGAAACCGAGACCCCGGGGCAGGAAGGAACG GTGGGCAAACAGTCTTCATGATGAGAAGCCACTGTCGGTGCCTCGAGATGCCCATTTCCAGCTGGAGACCTGCCCCCTCACTGCTGTGGATGCCCTAG TCCTGCGCTTCTTTCTGGAATACCAGTGGTTCGTCGACTTCGCTGTGTACTCGGTTGGTGTTTACCTCTTCACAGAGGCCTACTATTTTGTGTTGGGCCCAGTCCAGGAGACCAACATCGCTGTGTTCTGGTGTCTGCTCACTCTGGCCTTCTCTCT CAAGGTGTTCCTCATGGTGACCCGACTGTACTTCAGCAGCAAGGAGGGCGGTGAGCGCTCAGTGTGTCTCTCCTttgctttcctcttcctcctcttggcCATGCTGGTGCAGGTGGTTCGAGAGGAGACCCTGGAGCTGGGCTTAGAGCCAG GCCTGGCCAGCATGACCCAGCACCTGGAGCCTGTTCTGAAGAAGCAGGATTGGGACTGGAC ACTCCCTGTGATCAAGTTGTCCATCCGCCTTGGGCTGGCAGTGCTAGGCTCCTTGCTGGGCGCCTTCCTCATTTTTCCTGGCCTGAGGCTGGCACAGACCCACCAAGATGCGCTAACCCTGTCTGCGGACCGACCGCTGCTACA GCTGCTCCTGCACACCAGCTTCCTGTCGCCCCTGTGCACCTTGTGGCTCTGGACAAAGCCTGTCGCCCGGGACTTCCTGTACCAGGCACCCATGAGGAACATGACCTTCTCTGT ACCGTCGGAAGAGGTTTTCGACTCCCTGCGCCTCTGGGTGCTGGTGGTGCTGTGCCTGTTACGGCTGGTAGTGACCCGGCCACACCTGCAGGCCTACCTGTGCCTCGCTAAGGCTCGCGTGGAGCAGCTGCGAAAGGAGGCTGGCCGCATTGAGGCCCGAGAAGTACAGCAGCGG GTGGTCCGGGTGTACTGCTACGTGACAGTGGTGAGCCTGCAGTACCTGACTCCACTCATCCTTACTTTGCATTGCACACTGCTGCTCAAGACCCTGG GTGGCTACTCTTGGGCCCTGAGCCCTACTCCTCACCCACTGGCCCCATCCCAGCCCTCAGAGACTTTGATCTCTGTAGACCCTGCAGACGAGGCCCAGCAGACTGCAGCCCAGGTCGCAGGGATCCTGGGTGGCCTACTCACACCCCTTTTCCTCCGAGGTGTGCTGGCCTACATCATCTGGTGGACTGCTGCCTGCCAGCTGCTCTCCAGCCTCTTCGGCCTCTACTTCCACCAGCACCTGACGGCCTCTTAG
- the Tmem161a gene encoding transmembrane protein 161A isoform X3: MAVLGVQLVVTLFTATLMHRLAPHCSFARWLLCNGSLFRYIHPSEEELRALAGKPRPRGRKERWANSLHDEKPLSVPRDAHFQLETCPLTAVDALEAYYFVLGPVQETNIAVFWCLLTLAFSLKVFLMVTRLYFSSKEGGERSVCLSFAFLFLLLAMLVQVVREETLELGLEPGLASMTQHLEPVLKKQDWDWTLPVIKLSIRLGLAVLGSLLGAFLIFPGLRLAQTHQDALTLSADRPLLQLLLHTSFLSPLCTLWLWTKPVARDFLYQAPMRNMTFSVPSEEVFDSLRLWVLVVLCLLRLVVTRPHLQAYLCLAKARVEQLRKEAGRIEAREVQQRVVRVYCYVTVVSLQYLTPLILTLHCTLLLKTLGGYSWALSPTPHPLAPSQPSETLISVDPADEAQQTAAQVAGILGGLLTPLFLRGVLAYIIWWTAACQLLSSLFGLYFHQHLTAS, from the exons ATG GCGGTCCTTGGAGTGCAGCTGGTGGTGACTCTGTTCACCGCCACCCTCATGCACAGGCTGGCCCCACACTGCTCCTTCGCTCGCTGGCTGCTCTGCAATGGCAG TCTGTTCCGGTACATACACCCGTCAGAGGAGGAACTGCGGGCGCTGGCAGGGAAACCGAGACCCCGGGGCAGGAAGGAACG GTGGGCAAACAGTCTTCATGATGAGAAGCCACTGTCGGTGCCTCGAGATGCCCATTTCCAGCTGGAGACCTGCCCCCTCACTGCTGTGGATGCCCTAG AGGCCTACTATTTTGTGTTGGGCCCAGTCCAGGAGACCAACATCGCTGTGTTCTGGTGTCTGCTCACTCTGGCCTTCTCTCT CAAGGTGTTCCTCATGGTGACCCGACTGTACTTCAGCAGCAAGGAGGGCGGTGAGCGCTCAGTGTGTCTCTCCTttgctttcctcttcctcctcttggcCATGCTGGTGCAGGTGGTTCGAGAGGAGACCCTGGAGCTGGGCTTAGAGCCAG GCCTGGCCAGCATGACCCAGCACCTGGAGCCTGTTCTGAAGAAGCAGGATTGGGACTGGAC ACTCCCTGTGATCAAGTTGTCCATCCGCCTTGGGCTGGCAGTGCTAGGCTCCTTGCTGGGCGCCTTCCTCATTTTTCCTGGCCTGAGGCTGGCACAGACCCACCAAGATGCGCTAACCCTGTCTGCGGACCGACCGCTGCTACA GCTGCTCCTGCACACCAGCTTCCTGTCGCCCCTGTGCACCTTGTGGCTCTGGACAAAGCCTGTCGCCCGGGACTTCCTGTACCAGGCACCCATGAGGAACATGACCTTCTCTGT ACCGTCGGAAGAGGTTTTCGACTCCCTGCGCCTCTGGGTGCTGGTGGTGCTGTGCCTGTTACGGCTGGTAGTGACCCGGCCACACCTGCAGGCCTACCTGTGCCTCGCTAAGGCTCGCGTGGAGCAGCTGCGAAAGGAGGCTGGCCGCATTGAGGCCCGAGAAGTACAGCAGCGG GTGGTCCGGGTGTACTGCTACGTGACAGTGGTGAGCCTGCAGTACCTGACTCCACTCATCCTTACTTTGCATTGCACACTGCTGCTCAAGACCCTGG GTGGCTACTCTTGGGCCCTGAGCCCTACTCCTCACCCACTGGCCCCATCCCAGCCCTCAGAGACTTTGATCTCTGTAGACCCTGCAGACGAGGCCCAGCAGACTGCAGCCCAGGTCGCAGGGATCCTGGGTGGCCTACTCACACCCCTTTTCCTCCGAGGTGTGCTGGCCTACATCATCTGGTGGACTGCTGCCTGCCAGCTGCTCTCCAGCCTCTTCGGCCTCTACTTCCACCAGCACCTGACGGCCTCTTAG
- the Tmem161a gene encoding transmembrane protein 161A isoform X6: protein MAVLGVQLVVTLFTATLMHRLAPHCSFARWLLCNGSLFRYIHPSEEELRALAGKPRPRGRKERWANSLHDEKPLSVPRDAHFQLETCPLTAVDALGLASMTQHLEPVLKKQDWDWTLPVIKLSIRLGLAVLGSLLGAFLIFPGLRLAQTHQDALTLSADRPLLQLLLHTSFLSPLCTLWLWTKPVARDFLYQAPMRNMTFSVPSEEVFDSLRLWVLVVLCLLRLVVTRPHLQAYLCLAKARVEQLRKEAGRIEAREVQQRVVRVYCYVTVVSLQYLTPLILTLHCTLLLKTLGGYSWALSPTPHPLAPSQPSETLISVDPADEAQQTAAQVAGILGGLLTPLFLRGVLAYIIWWTAACQLLSSLFGLYFHQHLTAS, encoded by the exons ATG GCGGTCCTTGGAGTGCAGCTGGTGGTGACTCTGTTCACCGCCACCCTCATGCACAGGCTGGCCCCACACTGCTCCTTCGCTCGCTGGCTGCTCTGCAATGGCAG TCTGTTCCGGTACATACACCCGTCAGAGGAGGAACTGCGGGCGCTGGCAGGGAAACCGAGACCCCGGGGCAGGAAGGAACG GTGGGCAAACAGTCTTCATGATGAGAAGCCACTGTCGGTGCCTCGAGATGCCCATTTCCAGCTGGAGACCTGCCCCCTCACTGCTGTGGATGCCCTAG GCCTGGCCAGCATGACCCAGCACCTGGAGCCTGTTCTGAAGAAGCAGGATTGGGACTGGAC ACTCCCTGTGATCAAGTTGTCCATCCGCCTTGGGCTGGCAGTGCTAGGCTCCTTGCTGGGCGCCTTCCTCATTTTTCCTGGCCTGAGGCTGGCACAGACCCACCAAGATGCGCTAACCCTGTCTGCGGACCGACCGCTGCTACA GCTGCTCCTGCACACCAGCTTCCTGTCGCCCCTGTGCACCTTGTGGCTCTGGACAAAGCCTGTCGCCCGGGACTTCCTGTACCAGGCACCCATGAGGAACATGACCTTCTCTGT ACCGTCGGAAGAGGTTTTCGACTCCCTGCGCCTCTGGGTGCTGGTGGTGCTGTGCCTGTTACGGCTGGTAGTGACCCGGCCACACCTGCAGGCCTACCTGTGCCTCGCTAAGGCTCGCGTGGAGCAGCTGCGAAAGGAGGCTGGCCGCATTGAGGCCCGAGAAGTACAGCAGCGG GTGGTCCGGGTGTACTGCTACGTGACAGTGGTGAGCCTGCAGTACCTGACTCCACTCATCCTTACTTTGCATTGCACACTGCTGCTCAAGACCCTGG GTGGCTACTCTTGGGCCCTGAGCCCTACTCCTCACCCACTGGCCCCATCCCAGCCCTCAGAGACTTTGATCTCTGTAGACCCTGCAGACGAGGCCCAGCAGACTGCAGCCCAGGTCGCAGGGATCCTGGGTGGCCTACTCACACCCCTTTTCCTCCGAGGTGTGCTGGCCTACATCATCTGGTGGACTGCTGCCTGCCAGCTGCTCTCCAGCCTCTTCGGCCTCTACTTCCACCAGCACCTGACGGCCTCTTAG
- the Tmem161a gene encoding transmembrane protein 161A isoform X5 — MHCAHHPVLSPLTDFPVDRPQHPNWLRSLSASPPPALCQCAPGERTCLFRYIHPSEEELRALAGKPRPRGRKERWANSLHDEKPLSVPRDAHFQLETCPLTAVDALGLASMTQHLEPVLKKQDWDWTLPVIKLSIRLGLAVLGSLLGAFLIFPGLRLAQTHQDALTLSADRPLLQLLLHTSFLSPLCTLWLWTKPVARDFLYQAPMRNMTFSVPSEEVFDSLRLWVLVVLCLLRLVVTRPHLQAYLCLAKARVEQLRKEAGRIEAREVQQRVVRVYCYVTVVSLQYLTPLILTLHCTLLLKTLGGYSWALSPTPHPLAPSQPSETLISVDPADEAQQTAAQVAGILGGLLTPLFLRGVLAYIIWWTAACQLLSSLFGLYFHQHLTAS; from the exons ATGCATTGCGCACACCACCCCGTTCTCAGCCCGCTGACTGACTTCCCAGTTGATCGTCCACAGCATCCTAATTGGCTGAGATCCCTCAGCGCTTCCCCGCCTCCAGCCTTGTGCCAGTGTGCGCCCGGGGAGCGGACATG TCTGTTCCGGTACATACACCCGTCAGAGGAGGAACTGCGGGCGCTGGCAGGGAAACCGAGACCCCGGGGCAGGAAGGAACG GTGGGCAAACAGTCTTCATGATGAGAAGCCACTGTCGGTGCCTCGAGATGCCCATTTCCAGCTGGAGACCTGCCCCCTCACTGCTGTGGATGCCCTAG GCCTGGCCAGCATGACCCAGCACCTGGAGCCTGTTCTGAAGAAGCAGGATTGGGACTGGAC ACTCCCTGTGATCAAGTTGTCCATCCGCCTTGGGCTGGCAGTGCTAGGCTCCTTGCTGGGCGCCTTCCTCATTTTTCCTGGCCTGAGGCTGGCACAGACCCACCAAGATGCGCTAACCCTGTCTGCGGACCGACCGCTGCTACA GCTGCTCCTGCACACCAGCTTCCTGTCGCCCCTGTGCACCTTGTGGCTCTGGACAAAGCCTGTCGCCCGGGACTTCCTGTACCAGGCACCCATGAGGAACATGACCTTCTCTGT ACCGTCGGAAGAGGTTTTCGACTCCCTGCGCCTCTGGGTGCTGGTGGTGCTGTGCCTGTTACGGCTGGTAGTGACCCGGCCACACCTGCAGGCCTACCTGTGCCTCGCTAAGGCTCGCGTGGAGCAGCTGCGAAAGGAGGCTGGCCGCATTGAGGCCCGAGAAGTACAGCAGCGG GTGGTCCGGGTGTACTGCTACGTGACAGTGGTGAGCCTGCAGTACCTGACTCCACTCATCCTTACTTTGCATTGCACACTGCTGCTCAAGACCCTGG GTGGCTACTCTTGGGCCCTGAGCCCTACTCCTCACCCACTGGCCCCATCCCAGCCCTCAGAGACTTTGATCTCTGTAGACCCTGCAGACGAGGCCCAGCAGACTGCAGCCCAGGTCGCAGGGATCCTGGGTGGCCTACTCACACCCCTTTTCCTCCGAGGTGTGCTGGCCTACATCATCTGGTGGACTGCTGCCTGCCAGCTGCTCTCCAGCCTCTTCGGCCTCTACTTCCACCAGCACCTGACGGCCTCTTAG
- the Tmem161a gene encoding transmembrane protein 161A isoform X4, with translation MAVCSGTYTRQRRNCGRWQGNRDPGAGRNDVSSPCPYVLRWANSLHDEKPLSVPRDAHFQLETCPLTAVDALEAYYFVLGPVQETNIAVFWCLLTLAFSLKVFLMVTRLYFSSKEGGERSVCLSFAFLFLLLAMLVQVVREETLELGLEPGLASMTQHLEPVLKKQDWDWTLPVIKLSIRLGLAVLGSLLGAFLIFPGLRLAQTHQDALTLSADRPLLQLLLHTSFLSPLCTLWLWTKPVARDFLYQAPMRNMTFSVPSEEVFDSLRLWVLVVLCLLRLVVTRPHLQAYLCLAKARVEQLRKEAGRIEAREVQQRVVRVYCYVTVVSLQYLTPLILTLHCTLLLKTLGGYSWALSPTPHPLAPSQPSETLISVDPADEAQQTAAQVAGILGGLLTPLFLRGVLAYIIWWTAACQLLSSLFGLYFHQHLTAS, from the exons ATGGCAG TCTGTTCCGGTACATACACCCGTCAGAGGAGGAACTGCGGGCGCTGGCAGGGAAACCGAGACCCCGGGGCAGGAAGGAACG ACGTCAGCTCTCCCTGTCCCTATGTGCTCAGGTGGGCAAACAGTCTTCATGATGAGAAGCCACTGTCGGTGCCTCGAGATGCCCATTTCCAGCTGGAGACCTGCCCCCTCACTGCTGTGGATGCCCTAG AGGCCTACTATTTTGTGTTGGGCCCAGTCCAGGAGACCAACATCGCTGTGTTCTGGTGTCTGCTCACTCTGGCCTTCTCTCT CAAGGTGTTCCTCATGGTGACCCGACTGTACTTCAGCAGCAAGGAGGGCGGTGAGCGCTCAGTGTGTCTCTCCTttgctttcctcttcctcctcttggcCATGCTGGTGCAGGTGGTTCGAGAGGAGACCCTGGAGCTGGGCTTAGAGCCAG GCCTGGCCAGCATGACCCAGCACCTGGAGCCTGTTCTGAAGAAGCAGGATTGGGACTGGAC ACTCCCTGTGATCAAGTTGTCCATCCGCCTTGGGCTGGCAGTGCTAGGCTCCTTGCTGGGCGCCTTCCTCATTTTTCCTGGCCTGAGGCTGGCACAGACCCACCAAGATGCGCTAACCCTGTCTGCGGACCGACCGCTGCTACA GCTGCTCCTGCACACCAGCTTCCTGTCGCCCCTGTGCACCTTGTGGCTCTGGACAAAGCCTGTCGCCCGGGACTTCCTGTACCAGGCACCCATGAGGAACATGACCTTCTCTGT ACCGTCGGAAGAGGTTTTCGACTCCCTGCGCCTCTGGGTGCTGGTGGTGCTGTGCCTGTTACGGCTGGTAGTGACCCGGCCACACCTGCAGGCCTACCTGTGCCTCGCTAAGGCTCGCGTGGAGCAGCTGCGAAAGGAGGCTGGCCGCATTGAGGCCCGAGAAGTACAGCAGCGG GTGGTCCGGGTGTACTGCTACGTGACAGTGGTGAGCCTGCAGTACCTGACTCCACTCATCCTTACTTTGCATTGCACACTGCTGCTCAAGACCCTGG GTGGCTACTCTTGGGCCCTGAGCCCTACTCCTCACCCACTGGCCCCATCCCAGCCCTCAGAGACTTTGATCTCTGTAGACCCTGCAGACGAGGCCCAGCAGACTGCAGCCCAGGTCGCAGGGATCCTGGGTGGCCTACTCACACCCCTTTTCCTCCGAGGTGTGCTGGCCTACATCATCTGGTGGACTGCTGCCTGCCAGCTGCTCTCCAGCCTCTTCGGCCTCTACTTCCACCAGCACCTGACGGCCTCTTAG
- the Tmem161a gene encoding transmembrane protein 161A isoform X1, with amino-acid sequence MVTRLYFSSKEGGERSVCLSFAFLFLLLAMLVQVVREETLELGLEPGLASMTQHLEPVLKKQDWDWTLPVIKLSIRLGLAVLGSLLGAFLIFPGLRLAQTHQDALTLSADRPLLQLLLHTSFLSPLCTLWLWTKPVARDFLYQAPMRNMTFSVPSEEVFDSLRLWVLVVLCLLRLVVTRPHLQAYLCLAKARVEQLRKEAGRIEAREVQQRVVRVYCYVTVVSLQYLTPLILTLHCTLLLKTLGGYSWALSPTPHPLAPSQPSETLISVDPADEAQQTAAQVAGILGGLLTPLFLRGVLAYIIWWTAACQLLSSLFGLYFHQHLTAS; translated from the exons ATGGTGACCCGACTGTACTTCAGCAGCAAGGAGGGCGGTGAGCGCTCAGTGTGTCTCTCCTttgctttcctcttcctcctcttggcCATGCTGGTGCAGGTGGTTCGAGAGGAGACCCTGGAGCTGGGCTTAGAGCCAG GCCTGGCCAGCATGACCCAGCACCTGGAGCCTGTTCTGAAGAAGCAGGATTGGGACTGGAC ACTCCCTGTGATCAAGTTGTCCATCCGCCTTGGGCTGGCAGTGCTAGGCTCCTTGCTGGGCGCCTTCCTCATTTTTCCTGGCCTGAGGCTGGCACAGACCCACCAAGATGCGCTAACCCTGTCTGCGGACCGACCGCTGCTACA GCTGCTCCTGCACACCAGCTTCCTGTCGCCCCTGTGCACCTTGTGGCTCTGGACAAAGCCTGTCGCCCGGGACTTCCTGTACCAGGCACCCATGAGGAACATGACCTTCTCTGT ACCGTCGGAAGAGGTTTTCGACTCCCTGCGCCTCTGGGTGCTGGTGGTGCTGTGCCTGTTACGGCTGGTAGTGACCCGGCCACACCTGCAGGCCTACCTGTGCCTCGCTAAGGCTCGCGTGGAGCAGCTGCGAAAGGAGGCTGGCCGCATTGAGGCCCGAGAAGTACAGCAGCGG GTGGTCCGGGTGTACTGCTACGTGACAGTGGTGAGCCTGCAGTACCTGACTCCACTCATCCTTACTTTGCATTGCACACTGCTGCTCAAGACCCTGG GTGGCTACTCTTGGGCCCTGAGCCCTACTCCTCACCCACTGGCCCCATCCCAGCCCTCAGAGACTTTGATCTCTGTAGACCCTGCAGACGAGGCCCAGCAGACTGCAGCCCAGGTCGCAGGGATCCTGGGTGGCCTACTCACACCCCTTTTCCTCCGAGGTGTGCTGGCCTACATCATCTGGTGGACTGCTGCCTGCCAGCTGCTCTCCAGCCTCTTCGGCCTCTACTTCCACCAGCACCTGACGGCCTCTTAG